Proteins from one Erythrolamprus reginae isolate rEryReg1 chromosome 6, rEryReg1.hap1, whole genome shotgun sequence genomic window:
- the BPGM gene encoding bisphosphoglycerate mutase — MGKFRLILLRHGEGAWNKENRFCSWVDQKLSVDGVKEAQTCGRHLKMLGFEFDLVFTSILSRSIQTAWLVLKEMGQEWVPTESSWRLNERHYGALIGLNRTEMALNHGEEQVKRWRRSYDVSPPPITEAHPYYHEIYNDRRYNYCDVAIEKLPKSESLKEVLDRLLPYWSERIAPEIKKGKTVLISAHGNSTRALLKHLEGISDEAIVNVTLPTGVPVLLELDENLQPLGHHQFLGDQEAIQAAIKKVEDQGKAKPMAEK, encoded by the exons ATGGGCAAGTTCAGGCTCATCTTACTGAGACATGGCGAAGGGGCTTGGAACAAGGAGAATCGATTCTGTAGCTGGGTGGACCAGAAACTGAGCGTCGATGGGGTGAAAGAAGCTCAGACCTGTGGGAGGCACCTCAAAATGCTGGGTTTCGAGTTCGACCTTGTATTTACCTCCATTCTCAGCCGCTCTATTCAGACTGCGTGGCTCGTGCTTAAAGAGATGGGGCAGGAGTGGGTCCCCACTGAATCTTCCTGGAGGCTCAACGAGCGACATTACGGGGCGCTGATTGGCCTCAACAGGACAGAGATGGCTTTGAACCATGGTGAGGAGCAAGTGAAAAGATGGAGAAGGAGCTACGACGTCAGCCCACCTCCCATCACCGAGGCCCACCCTTACTACCACGAAATATATAATGATCGCAGGTATAACTACTGTGATGTAGCAATAGAGAAGCTTCCTAAGTCTGAGAGTTTAAAAGAAGTATTGGATAGACTCCTTCCGTACTGGAGTGAAAGGATAGCACCAGAAATCAAGAAAGGCAAGACTGTGTTAATTTCTGCCCATGGAAATAGCACAAGGGCTCTTCTGAAGCATCTGGAAG GCATCTCCGATGAGGCTATAGTCAACGTGACTCTTCCCACCGGCGTGCCGGTCCTGCTTGAACTGGACGAAAATCTGCAACCGCTTGGCCACCACCAATTTTTGGGTGACCAAGAAGCCATACAAGCTGCCATCAAGAAAGTGGAAGATCAAGGAAAGGCCAAGCCTATGGCTGAGAAATAA